In a genomic window of Treponema pectinovorum:
- a CDS encoding flagellar motor switch protein FliG, which yields MKFTDFTLNAYKKSQEPLSKSSSQSEDSADAVFSSAKPSSSLLSSSSAVASSLKNQGLLKVPYPVEKNTAGLKKQVSQDSVYRRVAKFLMLIGVEEAAKILPHLSEVQTEKIIPEFAKITSIDSEEASQILEEFKNLTAKARENGGVSTAKNILEKAFGKDKANEVLEKAVPFKNGKPFEYLADAENEKIFALLKDESAPVRALVCSHLPPKKAAFFMQNLPENEKKELVLRLAKLKEMNPFIVAKTDEAIQKKMNSLVIQKSDSIDGKNILAHILKCMDGKTEEELLNRIAEKEPDLSVDLRERLFTLDDVIFADDRFIQTMLSKMETKEIAYLIFGKKEEFRNKILKNVSMNRKNMIIDEEENRKPLSKQECEKVTALFFSKLRHAFEEGKLIINGRNDEVYV from the coding sequence ATGAAGTTTACAGATTTTACTTTAAATGCTTATAAAAAATCTCAGGAACCTCTTTCCAAATCTTCCAGTCAAAGCGAAGATTCTGCGGACGCAGTTTTTTCTAGCGCTAAACCTTCATCATCATTACTATCATCTTCTTCTGCTGTTGCATCTTCGCTAAAAAATCAGGGGCTTTTAAAAGTTCCTTATCCTGTTGAAAAAAATACAGCAGGTTTAAAAAAGCAGGTTAGTCAGGACAGCGTTTACAGGCGTGTTGCAAAATTTTTAATGCTCATAGGAGTTGAAGAAGCGGCAAAAATTCTTCCTCACCTTAGCGAAGTGCAGACAGAAAAGATAATCCCAGAATTTGCAAAAATCACTTCTATAGATAGCGAAGAAGCAAGCCAGATTCTTGAAGAATTTAAAAATCTTACTGCAAAAGCCCGCGAAAACGGCGGAGTAAGCACAGCAAAAAATATCTTGGAAAAAGCGTTTGGAAAAGATAAAGCAAACGAAGTTTTAGAAAAAGCGGTTCCTTTTAAAAACGGGAAACCTTTTGAATATCTTGCAGATGCAGAAAACGAAAAGATTTTTGCTCTTTTAAAAGACGAATCTGCGCCTGTTCGTGCATTGGTATGCTCTCATCTGCCACCAAAAAAAGCGGCTTTTTTTATGCAAAATTTGCCAGAAAATGAAAAAAAAGAACTCGTACTTCGACTTGCAAAATTAAAAGAGATGAATCCATTTATAGTAGCAAAGACCGATGAGGCTATTCAAAAAAAAATGAACTCTCTAGTGATTCAAAAATCGGATTCGATAGACGGCAAAAATATCCTTGCGCATATCCTTAAATGCATGGACGGAAAAACAGAAGAAGAGCTTTTAAATAGGATTGCGGAAAAAGAGCCAGATTTGAGCGTAGATTTACGAGAGCGCTTATTCACTTTGGACGATGTGATTTTTGCAGATGACAGATTCATTCAAACTATGCTTTCAAAGATGGAAACAAAAGAAATCGCATATTTGATTTTTGGAAAAAAAGAAGAGTTCCGCAATAAAATTTTAAAAAACGTTTCTATGAATCGAAAAAATATGATAATCGATGAAGAAGAAAATCGAAAACCTTTGAGCAAACAGGAGTGTGAAAAAGTTACCGCGTTGTTTTTTTCTAAACTCCGTCATGCTTTTGAAGAAGGGAAACTCATTATAAATGGAAGGAATGACGAAGTTTATGTCTGA
- a CDS encoding ABC transporter ATP-binding protein → MLVVKNLTVSYDGIKALRGIDFEVPDGKIITLIGANGAGKSTLLRTISGLVKAESGSVIFDGKELLGLSVNKICEHAIALSPEGRKVFADLTVVENLRIGAYLRKDKVQIEKDLHWVYELFPRLKERSWQYAGTLSGGEQQMLAVGRALMSRPKLLMLDEPSLGLAPLIVQQIFDIIGEINKAGVTILLIEQNANLALKICNQAYVLETGSIVLSGSGKDLLENDTVKEAYLGKKSVK, encoded by the coding sequence TTGCTAGTTGTAAAAAATTTAACTGTTTCTTATGACGGAATAAAGGCTCTGCGCGGAATTGATTTTGAAGTTCCAGATGGAAAAATCATAACTTTGATTGGTGCAAATGGTGCTGGAAAATCCACACTTTTAAGGACAATAAGCGGACTTGTAAAGGCAGAAAGCGGTTCAGTCATCTTTGATGGAAAAGAACTTTTGGGACTTTCTGTAAACAAAATATGTGAGCATGCTATAGCGTTAAGCCCAGAGGGTAGGAAAGTTTTTGCGGATTTGACAGTTGTTGAAAATTTGCGGATAGGTGCCTATTTACGTAAAGATAAAGTTCAGATAGAAAAAGACTTGCATTGGGTTTATGAACTTTTTCCTCGATTAAAAGAGCGAAGCTGGCAATATGCAGGAACATTATCTGGTGGAGAGCAGCAGATGCTTGCGGTTGGAAGGGCTTTGATGAGCCGCCCCAAACTTTTAATGCTCGACGAGCCTTCTTTGGGACTTGCGCCTCTGATAGTTCAGCAAATTTTTGACATAATCGGCGAAATAAATAAAGCGGGTGTTACAATTCTTTTGATTGAACAAAATGCTAACCTCGCTTTAAAGATTTGCAATCAGGCTTATGTATTGGAAACCGGTTCAATAGTGCTAAGCGGAAGCGGAAAAGACCTTTTGGAAAACGACACTGTAAAAGAAGCGTATTTGGGAAAGAAAAGCGTTAAATGA
- a CDS encoding ABC transporter ATP-binding protein, with protein MANKVLELENITMQFGGVVAVKSLSLEVFKGEIVSLIGPNGAGKTTAFNVITGVYSPTNGRVFFNGEKIVENHPRGKMKKLYGGGEANLYSKHLEPSPDKITKLGIARTFQNIRLWKSQSVFFNVLTAMHLRRTSNIFTATFRLNFEEEKKQIQEVERLLKILGLYEVKDEICTSLPYGLQRRLEIARALATKPSLLLLDEPAAGMNPQETLELTSFIKQIQKDFSLTVLMIEHHMDLVMDISDRIYVLNFGSLIASGTPAEIQNNPEVISAYLGETEDENC; from the coding sequence ATGGCAAATAAGGTTTTAGAACTTGAAAACATAACGATGCAGTTTGGCGGTGTTGTGGCTGTTAAATCTCTTTCTTTGGAAGTTTTCAAAGGAGAAATCGTTTCTTTGATAGGTCCAAATGGAGCAGGAAAAACTACAGCGTTCAACGTTATAACTGGCGTCTATTCGCCAACAAACGGAAGGGTGTTTTTTAACGGTGAAAAAATTGTAGAAAATCATCCTCGTGGTAAGATGAAAAAACTTTACGGCGGAGGTGAGGCAAATCTTTATTCAAAGCATTTAGAGCCGTCTCCAGACAAGATAACAAAACTCGGTATTGCGCGTACTTTTCAGAACATAAGGCTTTGGAAGAGCCAGTCTGTTTTTTTTAATGTTTTAACGGCGATGCACTTGAGAAGAACGAGCAACATCTTTACGGCAACATTTAGACTGAATTTTGAAGAAGAGAAAAAGCAAATTCAAGAAGTTGAACGGCTTTTAAAAATTTTAGGTTTATATGAGGTAAAGGACGAAATTTGCACTTCGCTTCCGTATGGTTTGCAACGCAGGTTGGAAATTGCGCGTGCGCTTGCAACAAAACCCTCACTCCTTTTGCTCGATGAGCCTGCTGCAGGAATGAATCCTCAGGAAACTCTTGAACTTACTTCTTTTATAAAGCAGATTCAAAAAGATTTTTCGCTTACAGTTCTTATGATAGAGCACCACATGGATTTAGTTATGGATATTTCTGATAGAATTTATGTTTTAAATTTTGGTTCGCTGATTGCAAGTGGAACTCCAGCAGAAATTCAAAACAATCCAGAAGTCATAAGTGCATATCTTGGAGAAACGGAGGATGAAAATTGCTAG
- a CDS encoding branched-chain amino acid ABC transporter permease, with product MNTKIENKLKNTDISKRKNLISLFCLLAFIFILIVVLEAILPKTSILFTVLKKGAIYSLVAVSMNLLNGFTGLFSLGQAGFMLLGAYTYGIFTIPVEARAQVYQYFNGGLIQFALPVPVALILSGLVACAFAYLIALPVLHLKSDYLAIATLGFAEIIRAIFQWDKLGAITNGSNLLRKYPVFQTCIFYFALSALCIALIVLLLNSTYGRAFIAVRDDEIAAEAMGINLSKTKQLSFVISSFFAGISGAMLAMFQTTIQASQFKSSLTYEILLIVVIGGMGSITGSCISSFLFIACSEWWLRFLDRTFTIGSFTVPLLRPGFRKVVFSIAIMCIVLYWQRGIMGDKEFNIKSIIKFFNSLFHAKKSKKSLEQTDGK from the coding sequence ATGAATACAAAAATTGAAAATAAATTAAAAAACACAGACATATCTAAACGAAAAAATCTTATTTCGCTTTTTTGCCTTTTGGCATTCATTTTTATTTTGATTGTTGTTTTAGAAGCAATTTTGCCAAAAACTTCTATCTTGTTTACAGTTTTAAAAAAGGGAGCAATCTATTCCCTTGTTGCTGTAAGCATGAACTTATTAAACGGCTTTACCGGGCTTTTTAGCTTGGGGCAGGCGGGCTTTATGCTTTTGGGTGCCTATACCTATGGAATTTTTACGATTCCAGTCGAAGCACGCGCTCAAGTGTATCAGTATTTTAATGGCGGTCTTATTCAATTTGCGCTTCCTGTTCCTGTGGCTTTAATACTTTCTGGACTTGTAGCCTGTGCTTTTGCATATCTTATAGCACTTCCCGTTCTCCATTTAAAATCCGACTACCTTGCGATTGCAACCTTGGGCTTTGCAGAAATAATAAGGGCGATTTTTCAGTGGGATAAACTTGGCGCAATAACGAATGGTTCAAATCTTTTAAGAAAGTATCCGGTTTTTCAAACCTGCATCTTTTATTTTGCACTTTCTGCGCTGTGCATTGCTTTGATTGTCCTGCTTTTAAATTCGACTTATGGAAGGGCTTTTATTGCAGTTAGGGATGATGAAATTGCAGCCGAAGCGATGGGAATCAATCTTTCTAAAACCAAACAGCTTTCGTTTGTTATAAGTTCATTTTTTGCAGGAATTTCCGGAGCGATGCTTGCTATGTTCCAGACGACAATACAGGCAAGCCAGTTTAAGTCGAGCCTGACTTACGAGATTTTGCTTATCGTTGTGATTGGTGGCATGGGTTCAATTACAGGCAGTTGTATTTCTTCATTTTTGTTTATCGCCTGCTCGGAATGGTGGCTTAGATTTTTGGACAGGACTTTTACCATAGGCTCGTTCACCGTTCCACTTTTGCGGCCGGGCTTTAGGAAAGTTGTTTTTTCGATTGCGATAATGTGCATCGTTCTTTATTGGCAAAGAGGAATTATGGGCGACAAAGAATTCAATATAAAATCGATAATAAAATTCTTTAACTCGCTTTTCCATGCTAAAAAAAGCAAAAAATCTTTGGAGCAAACTGATGGCAAATAA
- a CDS encoding branched-chain amino acid ABC transporter permease: MNFLQGNLPYILAGVSTGGQYALIAIGYTMVYGILRLINFAHGDVFMASGLIMIYSYTVMPLWISVALTIILTVLLGFAVERFAYKPLRSAPRMSIMISAIGMSYLLQNFALYVTGGLLKKYPTIPWISDSVSICRAITKRVTLITPVLTLVLVFALVLLIKKTKIGMAMRAVSKDFETAQLMGIKIDSVISSTFIIGSFLAAIGSILFFSNYPGVTPTVGGMPGLKAFVAAVFGGIGSIPGAVIGAFIIGICENLIKGIGWTTFSDAFTFFLLIIVLMFMPTGLFGEKQTDKV, encoded by the coding sequence ATGAATTTTTTACAGGGGAATCTGCCGTACATTTTGGCTGGAGTATCGACTGGCGGTCAATATGCGCTCATTGCCATTGGTTACACGATGGTTTATGGCATCCTTCGCCTTATAAACTTTGCCCACGGAGATGTCTTTATGGCTTCTGGGCTTATAATGATTTACAGTTATACTGTAATGCCGCTTTGGATTTCTGTTGCACTTACGATAATACTTACGGTTCTGTTAGGCTTTGCTGTAGAAAGATTTGCTTACAAGCCTCTTAGAAGCGCACCTAGAATGTCTATAATGATTTCTGCGATTGGAATGTCGTATCTTTTGCAGAATTTTGCGCTGTATGTTACAGGCGGCTTGCTAAAAAAATATCCTACAATTCCTTGGATTTCTGATTCTGTTTCGATTTGTAGAGCGATAACAAAACGCGTTACTCTTATAACTCCTGTTTTGACTTTGGTATTGGTTTTTGCTTTGGTTTTGCTGATAAAAAAGACAAAAATTGGCATGGCTATGCGAGCCGTTTCTAAAGATTTTGAGACCGCTCAACTTATGGGCATAAAAATCGATTCGGTTATAAGTTCAACTTTTATAATCGGTTCGTTTTTGGCTGCTATAGGTTCAATCCTGTTTTTTTCAAACTATCCTGGAGTTACTCCAACCGTTGGGGGAATGCCTGGATTAAAGGCTTTTGTTGCTGCAGTTTTTGGAGGAATTGGCTCTATTCCAGGAGCGGTGATTGGTGCATTTATAATTGGAATTTGTGAAAATCTAATAAAAGGAATTGGCTGGACAACTTTTAGCGATGCCTTTACTTTTTTCCTGTTGATAATAGTGCTGATGTTTATGCCTACAGGTCTTTTTGGTGAAAAACAGACCGATAAAGTTTAG
- a CDS encoding ABC transporter substrate-binding protein: MKKSFPLVMALFLSSLAFVSCGDKSPTVKIGVFQPASGDNGAGGKQETLGTQYANTVTPTVNIGGTEYKVKLEIVDNESSNDKAVSAASELISKGVSVVLGSYGSGVSIAASDTFAAANLSVIGVTCTNPQVTAGNDHYFRICFLDPFQGSVHANLAKDYFHAKKAYALAKLGDDYSVGLCNYFIEAAKKLGIDVVYETFPDGTSDFAAYVANAKNSGADVFFAPSSTEAAALIIEQANTQGLSIPILSSDTWDSNVILASAKNTNLGIYVTTFFVEGSSDPKVLEFVNGFKNYLNTNSTAKTNNGGDDEISAMSAMGFDAYYTALEALKNAGSTKPEAVKAALPSTSINGVSGSIAFDKTGDAIRDVAFIKKVDTKTGKWEFVAQQSVK; the protein is encoded by the coding sequence ATGAAAAAATCTTTTCCTTTGGTGATGGCGTTATTTTTGTCATCGTTAGCTTTTGTTAGTTGTGGAGATAAATCTCCTACTGTAAAAATTGGTGTTTTTCAGCCCGCTTCTGGTGATAACGGTGCTGGCGGTAAACAGGAAACTCTTGGAACTCAATATGCCAACACTGTAACGCCTACCGTTAATATTGGCGGCACTGAATACAAGGTAAAACTTGAAATTGTTGACAACGAGTCTTCTAACGACAAGGCTGTAAGCGCTGCCTCTGAACTTATTTCCAAAGGTGTTTCTGTTGTTTTGGGTTCTTACGGCTCTGGTGTTTCTATTGCCGCTTCTGACACTTTTGCTGCGGCAAACCTTAGTGTTATCGGTGTTACATGCACAAATCCTCAGGTTACCGCTGGCAACGACCACTATTTTAGAATCTGCTTTTTGGATCCGTTTCAGGGTTCTGTTCACGCAAACCTTGCAAAAGATTATTTTCATGCTAAAAAAGCTTATGCCTTGGCAAAACTAGGCGATGACTATTCTGTTGGTCTTTGCAATTATTTTATCGAAGCGGCAAAAAAACTTGGAATAGATGTTGTTTACGAAACTTTCCCAGACGGAACCAGCGATTTTGCGGCTTATGTTGCGAATGCCAAAAACAGTGGTGCAGATGTTTTCTTTGCGCCTTCTTCTACTGAGGCTGCCGCTTTGATTATTGAGCAGGCAAATACTCAGGGGCTTTCTATTCCTATCCTTTCTTCTGACACCTGGGATTCTAATGTAATTCTTGCTTCTGCAAAAAACACAAATCTTGGAATTTATGTTACAACTTTCTTTGTTGAAGGTTCTTCTGATCCTAAAGTTTTGGAATTTGTAAACGGCTTTAAAAACTATTTGAATACAAACTCTACTGCAAAAACCAACAACGGTGGCGATGATGAAATTTCTGCTATGTCTGCTATGGGCTTTGACGCTTATTACACTGCACTTGAAGCGCTAAAAAATGCTGGTTCTACCAAGCCTGAAGCTGTAAAAGCCGCTCTTCCATCTACATCTATAAATGGCGTTTCTGGTAGCATTGCTTTTGACAAAACTGGCGATGCGATTAGAGATGTTGCTTTTATAAAAAAAGTTGACACTAAGACTGGAAAATGGGAATTTGTTGCCCAGCAGTCTGTAAAATAA
- a CDS encoding S1 family peptidase: protein MKKIITSLFLAAFCILASFAQISLDSKIYSKVLGSVFEVVVDKIEQDEVTYEKDLPLERLPFTIRNDKFIPIGTAFLLEDGNFYTAAHVVTLYGDTIYKNFYIRDQEQNTYKIENIEKFSTSRDFIRFSVPSYKIDKTKGLKIQKDIEVNTTVFSVGNALGEGIIIRTGTYTSSTFEEKDGAWKWLRFSAAASPGNSGGPLITANGDVVGIVAMKSANENLNYALPIQEALDSPQNKGIVDSRYYYTIPNITTERFYTEWKYECELPKPLSQLHNELTQLYKKNIQDRVEQIREEYNPFGKKGLTNLKGKAEIMYQAYGAPFPLTFYLKDSGTWDYAQPKTQRVQLENNGFVEIGQMMNYYLCRIHRPDDVTIEDLVKNPKVVTDYCLKASGLYRTVANENIKITSLGNPVRSDTHKDVWGRTWLVNYYRIDFYDGTLVTYALPIPTGIYVMMMASSSSSIYSADYLDLNFVTDHVYIRYGGKVKDWKLYTKATKALQELKSENEKEFKIAEESKKLTFNSAVAEFELPSKLIKWDDETQIVAIQGFVKNQNGIDLKTVATGIYTDAKKGDYRGIYVRKMFAPQEDALEETKSAWNSIVNAVAPFDGTPYNEEKLTYIDTREFAQGSSQQDPKELYLWAVEVEGQNKFKEAQNFITKIKKSIKLKS from the coding sequence ATGAAGAAAATCATCACAAGCCTATTCTTAGCAGCATTTTGCATTCTTGCATCTTTTGCTCAAATTTCATTAGACAGCAAGATATATTCAAAAGTTCTTGGCAGCGTATTTGAAGTTGTAGTAGACAAAATAGAACAAGACGAAGTAACTTACGAAAAAGATTTGCCTTTGGAACGCCTGCCTTTTACTATCAGAAATGATAAATTCATTCCAATCGGAACAGCATTTCTCCTAGAAGACGGCAATTTTTATACAGCGGCACACGTTGTAACACTTTACGGCGACACAATATACAAAAACTTTTACATACGAGACCAGGAACAAAACACATACAAGATAGAAAACATAGAAAAGTTTTCAACTTCAAGAGATTTCATAAGGTTTTCAGTTCCATCATACAAAATAGACAAAACAAAAGGGCTTAAAATTCAAAAAGATATAGAAGTAAACACAACAGTATTTTCTGTCGGCAACGCCCTTGGCGAAGGAATAATAATCCGCACAGGAACATACACAAGTTCAACTTTCGAAGAAAAAGATGGAGCGTGGAAGTGGCTCAGGTTTTCAGCTGCAGCAAGCCCGGGAAATTCAGGTGGACCGCTGATAACAGCAAATGGCGATGTTGTTGGCATAGTTGCAATGAAAAGTGCAAACGAAAACCTAAACTATGCGCTTCCAATTCAAGAAGCACTGGATTCGCCACAAAACAAAGGAATAGTCGATTCTCGCTACTATTACACAATTCCAAATATAACAACAGAAAGATTTTACACAGAATGGAAGTACGAATGTGAACTTCCAAAACCTCTTTCTCAACTTCACAATGAACTTACACAGCTTTACAAAAAAAATATTCAAGACAGAGTCGAGCAAATTCGCGAAGAATACAATCCTTTTGGCAAAAAAGGACTTACAAATTTAAAAGGCAAAGCAGAAATCATGTATCAAGCGTATGGAGCACCTTTTCCGCTCACTTTCTATCTAAAAGATTCTGGAACTTGGGATTACGCACAGCCAAAAACGCAGCGCGTTCAACTGGAAAATAACGGATTTGTAGAGATTGGCCAGATGATGAACTATTATCTTTGCCGCATACACCGTCCAGATGATGTAACTATAGAAGACTTGGTAAAAAATCCAAAAGTCGTTACAGATTATTGCTTAAAAGCCTCAGGTCTTTATAGAACAGTTGCAAACGAAAACATAAAAATAACCTCACTTGGCAATCCAGTAAGAAGCGATACCCACAAAGACGTTTGGGGGCGCACTTGGCTCGTAAATTATTACAGAATCGATTTTTATGACGGCACTCTAGTAACCTACGCCCTGCCAATCCCAACAGGAATTTACGTAATGATGATGGCAAGTTCAAGCAGTTCTATCTACTCAGCCGACTATCTCGACTTAAATTTCGTAACAGACCATGTATACATCCGCTATGGCGGAAAAGTTAAAGACTGGAAACTCTACACAAAAGCCACAAAAGCTCTACAAGAATTAAAAAGCGAAAACGAAAAAGAGTTTAAAATTGCAGAAGAGTCAAAAAAACTAACTTTCAATTCAGCAGTGGCAGAATTTGAACTACCTTCAAAACTCATAAAATGGGACGACGAAACGCAGATAGTTGCAATTCAAGGCTTTGTAAAAAATCAAAATGGAATCGACTTAAAGACAGTAGCAACAGGAATATACACCGACGCAAAAAAGGGCGACTATCGCGGAATCTACGTACGAAAGATGTTCGCTCCACAAGAGGACGCACTCGAAGAAACAAAATCGGCTTGGAACAGCATAGTAAATGCAGTCGCTCCTTTTGACGGCACTCCATATAACGAAGAAAAACTCACCTACATCGACACAAGAGAATTTGCACAAGGATCTTCTCAACAAGATCCAAAAGAGTTGTATCTTTGGGCAGTAGAAGTAGAAGGTCAAAACAAATTTAAAGAAGCACAAAATTTCATCACAAAAATAAAAAAGAGCATAAAATTAAAATCATAA
- a CDS encoding sodium ion-translocating decarboxylase subunit beta, with the protein MIDLNKNYRKQVMSVCLAIFAVAFVLSAGTKVLAQTKVAQEKTTSVLPTNSHEGEGLDRIIKGTETWGDEFNINPIQFIQNIGKSTGFYKMFIESEEDVMAENANAKELEHAVAHSNNTNWGTSPGWQSFLMMCVGFLIIYLGAGRGFEPLLLIPIGMGTVLVNAVGAGMGNLPDGMLAIIYKAGVGNEFFPMLIFMGIGAMTDFGPLIANPKTALLGGAAQFGVFFTLFGVAVLNLLGLNYNMMQACAIAIIGGADGPTSIYVSGKLAPELMAVIAVAAYSYMALVPMIQPPVMKLLTTKKQRMIHMPNPRTPSKTEKVLFPMLLLLITILLLPPAAPLIGMLAFGNFVKESGVVTRLSKTMENELMNIVSILLSLGVGSQMTPEKIIRGESLGIILLGLIAFTVATAGGVCMAHLMNLFLPKSKKINPLIGSAGVSAVPMAARVAHRVAQSEDPSNFILMNAMGPNVAGVIGTAIAAGVFIATYGGLR; encoded by the coding sequence ATGATTGATTTGAATAAAAATTATAGAAAACAGGTGATGAGCGTTTGCCTTGCAATTTTTGCAGTTGCCTTTGTTTTGAGTGCCGGAACTAAGGTTTTGGCTCAGACAAAAGTTGCTCAGGAAAAAACAACATCTGTTTTACCAACTAATTCTCATGAAGGTGAAGGTCTTGACCGTATTATAAAAGGAACTGAAACTTGGGGTGACGAATTCAACATAAATCCGATTCAGTTTATACAGAATATTGGAAAATCAACTGGCTTTTACAAAATGTTCATTGAGAGTGAAGAAGATGTGATGGCTGAAAATGCCAACGCAAAAGAACTTGAACATGCTGTAGCACATTCAAATAACACAAATTGGGGAACTTCTCCTGGCTGGCAGTCATTCCTGATGATGTGTGTAGGTTTCCTTATCATATACTTAGGTGCAGGCCGAGGATTTGAGCCTCTTTTGCTTATTCCGATTGGAATGGGTACTGTTTTGGTAAATGCCGTAGGTGCTGGAATGGGTAATCTACCCGACGGAATGCTTGCAATAATCTATAAAGCTGGTGTTGGAAACGAATTTTTCCCAATGCTGATATTTATGGGCATTGGCGCGATGACAGACTTTGGTCCGCTTATCGCAAATCCTAAAACAGCTCTTTTAGGTGGTGCTGCACAGTTTGGTGTATTCTTTACACTCTTTGGTGTTGCTGTTTTGAATCTCTTGGGGCTTAACTACAACATGATGCAGGCTTGTGCTATTGCAATCATTGGTGGAGCAGACGGTCCAACTTCTATCTATGTTTCTGGAAAACTTGCCCCAGAATTGATGGCAGTTATCGCTGTTGCCGCATACTCTTACATGGCACTTGTTCCTATGATTCAGCCTCCTGTTATGAAGTTACTCACAACAAAAAAGCAGAGAATGATTCACATGCCAAATCCAAGGACTCCTTCTAAAACAGAAAAAGTTCTGTTCCCAATGCTTTTGCTTTTGATAACTATCCTCTTGCTTCCTCCTGCTGCTCCTTTAATCGGTATGCTTGCATTTGGAAACTTTGTAAAAGAATCTGGTGTTGTAACTCGTCTTTCTAAAACAATGGAAAACGAATTGATGAACATAGTTTCTATCTTGCTTTCTTTGGGTGTTGGTTCTCAGATGACTCCAGAAAAGATAATCCGCGGAGAATCTCTTGGTATAATCCTTTTGGGACTTATTGCGTTTACCGTTGCTACTGCTGGCGGTGTTTGCATGGCTCATTTGATGAATCTCTTTTTGCCAAAATCAAAGAAAATCAATCCACTCATCGGTTCCGCAGGCGTTTCTGCTGTTCCAATGGCTGCTCGCGTTGCGCATAGAGTTGCACAGAGCGAAGATCCAAGCAACTTCATCCTTATGAATGCGATGGGACCAAATGTTGCAGGTGTAATTGGAACTGCGATTGCCGCAGGTGTATTCATTGCAACTTACGGAGGATTACGCTAG